The following coding sequences lie in one Streptococcus suis genomic window:
- a CDS encoding 30S ribosomal protein S5: MAFKDNAVEIEERVVAINRVTKVVKGGRRLRFAALVVVGDRNGRVGFGTGKAQEVPEAIRKAVESAKKNMIEVPMVGTTIPHEVRSEFGGARVLLKPASEGSGVAAGGATRAVIELAGIADVTSKSLGSNTPINIVRATVEGLKQLKRAEEVAALRGISVSDLA, translated from the coding sequence ATGGCATTCAAAGATAACGCAGTTGAAATTGAAGAACGCGTAGTAGCCATCAACCGTGTTACAAAAGTTGTTAAAGGTGGACGTCGTCTTCGTTTTGCAGCTCTTGTGGTTGTTGGTGACCGTAACGGTCGCGTAGGTTTCGGTACTGGTAAAGCTCAAGAAGTACCAGAAGCTATCCGTAAAGCAGTTGAATCTGCTAAGAAAAACATGATTGAAGTACCAATGGTTGGTACAACAATCCCTCACGAAGTTCGCTCAGAATTTGGCGGCGCTCGTGTATTGTTGAAACCTGCTTCAGAAGGTTCTGGGGTTGCTGCCGGTGGTGCAACTCGTGCTGTAATCGAATTGGCAGGTATCGCAGATGTGACTTCTAAGTCACTTGGTTCAAACACACCAATCAACATCGTTCGCGCAACAGTTGAAGGTTTGAAACAATTGAAACGTGCTGAAGAAGTGGCTGCACTTCGTGGCATCTCAGTTTCTGATTTAGCATAA
- a CDS encoding 50S ribosomal protein L30, whose translation MAQIKITLTKSPIGRKPEQRKTVVALGLGKLNSSVVKEDNPAILGMVNAISHLVTVEEVK comes from the coding sequence ATGGCTCAAATTAAAATCACTTTGACTAAGTCTCCAATCGGTCGCAAACCAGAACAACGTAAAACAGTTGTTGCACTTGGACTTGGCAAATTGAACTCTTCAGTTGTTAAAGAAGATAACCCAGCTATTCTTGGAATGGTTAACGCTATCTCTCACTTGGTAACTGTAGAAGAAGTTAAATAA
- a CDS encoding 50S ribosomal protein L15 — MKLHELQPATGSRKVRNRVGRGTSSGNGKTSGRGQKGQKARSGGGVRPGFEGGQTPLFRRLPKRGFTNINAKEYAIVNLDQLNAFEDGAEVTPVVLIEAGIVKAEKSGIKILGNGELTKKLTVKAAKFSKSAEEAITSKGGSVEVI, encoded by the coding sequence ATGAAACTTCATGAATTACAACCTGCTACAGGTTCTCGTAAAGTCCGCAACCGTGTAGGTCGTGGTACATCATCAGGTAACGGTAAAACATCTGGCCGTGGTCAAAAAGGTCAAAAAGCTCGTAGCGGTGGCGGTGTTCGCCCAGGTTTTGAAGGTGGACAAACTCCATTGTTCCGTCGTCTTCCAAAACGTGGATTTACAAATATCAACGCTAAAGAGTACGCAATCGTTAACCTTGATCAATTGAACGCTTTTGAAGATGGTGCAGAAGTAACACCAGTTGTGCTTATTGAAGCTGGAATCGTTAAAGCTGAAAAATCAGGAATCAAAATTCTTGGTAACGGCGAATTAACTAAAAAATTGACAGTGAAAGCTGCGAAATTCTCTAAATCAGCTGAGGAAGCAATCACTTCTAAAGGTGGCTCAGTAGAAGTCATCTAA
- a CDS encoding preprotein translocase subunit SecY, which yields MFFKLLKDALKVKLVRSKILFTIFILFVFRVGTHITVPGVNAKSLEALSNVPFLNMLSLVSGNAMRNFSVFALGVSPYITASIIVQLLQMDILPKFVEWGKQGEVGRRKLNQATRYISLVLAFVQSIGITAGFNALSGAKLTNMPLNWQTYLLIGSILTTGSIIVTWLGEQISEKGYGNGTSMIIFAGIISSLPGTFHEIYIDRFVNIESSRLGESAIFVAALVVLIFFVVYFTTFVQQAEYKLPIQYTKRAQGAPSSSYLPLKLNPSGVIPVIFAGSITAVPTSLIQYFASQNKSAGWLLTVQEYFDYSTAKGMIVYAGLIIAFTFFYTFVQVNPEKTAESLQKSAAYIHGVRPGNGTEQFLSKLLTRLAVIGALFLSFVALLPILAQNLFGLSSSIAFLGTSLIIVISTSIEGIKQLEGYLLKRKYVGFLEITE from the coding sequence ATGTTTTTTAAACTTTTAAAAGATGCCTTAAAGGTAAAATTGGTACGTAGTAAAATTCTATTTACTATCTTTATCCTTTTTGTCTTCCGCGTAGGAACCCACATTACAGTACCAGGAGTAAACGCAAAGAGTCTTGAAGCCTTGTCAAACGTTCCATTTTTGAACATGTTGAGTTTGGTTTCGGGAAATGCTATGCGTAATTTCTCAGTTTTCGCACTAGGTGTTAGTCCTTATATTACAGCTTCCATCATTGTTCAACTTTTGCAAATGGATATTTTACCTAAATTTGTTGAATGGGGTAAGCAAGGTGAAGTTGGTCGTCGTAAACTGAATCAGGCAACACGCTACATTTCTTTGGTACTGGCATTTGTTCAATCTATTGGTATTACAGCAGGCTTTAATGCCTTGTCTGGTGCAAAATTGACCAATATGCCATTAAATTGGCAAACATATTTGTTGATTGGATCAATCTTGACAACAGGTTCGATTATTGTAACCTGGTTGGGGGAACAGATTTCTGAAAAGGGCTATGGTAATGGTACATCAATGATCATCTTCGCGGGTATCATTTCATCACTACCAGGAACTTTTCACGAGATTTACATTGATCGCTTTGTTAATATTGAATCAAGTCGTTTGGGGGAATCAGCAATCTTTGTTGCTGCACTCGTCGTATTAATATTCTTTGTTGTGTATTTTACAACTTTTGTACAACAAGCAGAATATAAATTACCAATTCAATATACAAAACGTGCACAAGGAGCACCTTCTAGCTCATATTTACCGCTGAAATTGAATCCATCAGGAGTCATTCCCGTAATCTTTGCAGGCTCAATCACTGCAGTTCCAACTTCTTTGATTCAATATTTCGCAAGTCAAAATAAGAGTGCCGGGTGGTTATTGACGGTTCAGGAATACTTTGATTATTCAACTGCTAAAGGTATGATTGTATATGCTGGTTTAATTATTGCCTTTACATTCTTCTATACCTTTGTTCAAGTAAATCCTGAGAAGACTGCAGAAAGCCTTCAGAAAAGTGCAGCCTATATCCATGGAGTTCGTCCTGGTAATGGCACTGAACAGTTTTTGTCAAAATTATTGACAAGATTGGCAGTAATCGGCGCGCTCTTCTTGAGTTTTGTAGCTTTGTTGCCTATCCTTGCGCAAAATCTCTTTGGGCTTTCTTCAAGCATTGCGTTCCTTGGTACAAGTTTGATTATCGTAATCTCTACAAGTATCGAAGGCATCAAGCAATTAGAAGGCTACCTTCTTAAGAGAAAATATGTAGGTTTCTTAGAAATTACAGAATAG
- a CDS encoding adenylate kinase has protein sequence MNLLIMGLPGAGKGTQAAKIVEKFNVAHISTGDMFRAAMANQTEMGILAKSYIDKGDLVPDEVTNGIVKERLVQDDIKEKGFLLDGYPRTIEQAHALDENLADLGIELQGVINIEIDPSKLVERLSGRIIHKETGETFHKVFNPPVGDYKEEDFYQREDDKPESVKRRLEVNIAQGQPIIDHYRAKGLVHDIEGDQDIDLVFQAIDTVLSKLQ, from the coding sequence ATGAATCTTTTAATTATGGGTTTACCAGGTGCTGGTAAAGGGACACAAGCGGCCAAGATTGTTGAGAAATTCAATGTTGCTCATATCTCAACAGGAGATATGTTCCGTGCAGCAATGGCCAATCAGACTGAAATGGGTATTCTTGCCAAGTCGTACATTGATAAGGGTGACCTCGTTCCTGATGAAGTTACTAATGGCATTGTCAAAGAACGTTTGGTTCAGGATGACATCAAGGAAAAAGGCTTTTTACTAGATGGCTATCCTCGTACGATTGAACAAGCCCATGCCTTGGATGAAAATTTGGCTGACTTAGGAATTGAGTTGCAAGGTGTTATCAATATTGAGATTGATCCTTCAAAATTGGTAGAGCGTCTCAGCGGTCGCATTATTCATAAAGAAACCGGAGAGACTTTCCACAAAGTATTCAATCCACCTGTTGGAGACTACAAAGAGGAAGACTTCTATCAACGTGAAGATGACAAGCCAGAATCTGTCAAACGTCGTTTAGAGGTCAATATCGCACAAGGACAGCCAATCATTGATCATTATCGTGCAAAAGGGCTGGTCCATGATATTGAAGGTGATCAAGACATTGACCTTGTTTTCCAAGCAATTGATACAGTACTATCAAAATTGCAATAA
- a CDS encoding translation initiation factor IF-1, producing the protein MAKEDVIEIEGKVVDTMPNAMFTVELENGHQVLATVSGKIRKNYIRILVGDRVTVELSPYDLTRGRITYRFK; encoded by the coding sequence ATGGCAAAAGAAGATGTGATTGAAATTGAAGGCAAAGTAGTCGATACAATGCCAAATGCTATGTTTACTGTTGAGTTGGAGAACGGACACCAAGTCCTTGCAACTGTTTCAGGTAAAATCCGTAAAAACTACATTCGTATTTTGGTCGGTGACCGCGTAACTGTTGAGCTTAGTCCATACGACTTGACACGTGGACGTATCACATACCGCTTTAAATAG
- a CDS encoding 50S ribosomal protein L36, whose protein sequence is MKVRPSVKPICEYCKVIRRNGRVMVICPANPKHKQRQG, encoded by the coding sequence ATGAAAGTAAGACCATCGGTCAAACCAATTTGCGAATACTGCAAAGTTATTCGTCGTAATGGTCGTGTTATGGTGATTTGCCCAGCAAACCCTAAACACAAGCAACGTCAAGGTTAA
- a CDS encoding 30S ribosomal protein S13, which translates to MARIAGVDIPNDKRVVISLTYVYGIGLATSKKILAAAGISEDVRVKDLTSDQEDAIRREVDAIKVEGDLRREVNLNIKRLMEIGSYRGIRHRRGLPVRGQNTKNNARTRKGKAVAIAGKKK; encoded by the coding sequence ATGGCTCGTATTGCTGGAGTTGACATTCCAAATGACAAACGTGTAGTTATTTCATTAACTTATGTTTATGGTATCGGTCTTGCAACATCTAAAAAAATTCTTGCAGCTGCAGGTATTTCAGAAGATGTACGCGTGAAAGATTTGACATCAGATCAAGAAGATGCTATTCGTCGTGAAGTTGATGCAATCAAAGTTGAAGGTGACCTCCGTCGTGAAGTTAACTTGAACATCAAACGTTTGATGGAAATCGGTTCATACCGTGGTATCCGTCACCGTCGTGGACTTCCTGTCCGTGGACAAAACACTAAAAACAATGCCCGTACTCGTAAAGGTAAAGCTGTTGCGATTGCAGGTAAGAAAAAATAA
- a CDS encoding 30S ribosomal protein S11, protein MAKPTRKRRVKKNIESGIAHIHATFNNTIVMITDVHGNAIAWSSAGALGFKGSRKSTPFAAQMASEAAAKSAQEHGLKTVEVTVKGPGSGRESAIRALAAAGLEVTAIRDVTPVPHNGARPPKRRRV, encoded by the coding sequence TTGGCTAAACCAACACGTAAACGTCGTGTGAAAAAGAATATCGAATCTGGTATTGCTCATATTCACGCTACATTTAATAACACTATTGTTATGATTACTGATGTGCATGGTAACGCTATTGCTTGGTCATCAGCTGGTGCTCTTGGTTTCAAAGGTTCTCGTAAATCTACACCATTCGCAGCCCAAATGGCTTCAGAAGCAGCTGCTAAATCTGCACAAGAACACGGTCTTAAAACAGTTGAAGTTACCGTTAAAGGCCCAGGTTCAGGTCGTGAGTCTGCTATCCGCGCTCTTGCTGCCGCTGGTCTTGAAGTAACAGCAATTCGTGATGTGACTCCTGTACCACACAATGGTGCTCGTCCTCCAAAACGTCGCCGTGTATAA
- a CDS encoding DNA-directed RNA polymerase subunit alpha, with protein sequence MIEFEKPTITKIDENKDYGRFVIEPLERGYGTTLGNSLRRVLLASLPGAAVTSIKIDGVLHEFDTVPGVREDVMQIILNIKGIAVKSYVEDEKKIELDVVGPAEVTAGDILTDSDIEIVNPDHYLFTIADGATFKAVLTVNSGRGYVPAEGNKKDDAPVGTLAVDSIYTPVKKVNYQVEPARVGSNDGFDKLTLEINTNGTIIPEDALGLSARILMEHLGLFTDLTEVAKSAEVMKEAEVASDDRMLDRTIEELDLSVRSYNCLKRAGINTVFDLTEKTEPEMMKVRNLGRKSLEEVKVKLADLGLGLKKDK encoded by the coding sequence ATGATTGAGTTTGAAAAACCAACAATAACAAAAATTGATGAAAATAAAGATTACGGCAGATTTGTAATCGAACCATTAGAACGTGGTTACGGTACAACTCTTGGTAACTCTCTTCGTCGTGTACTTCTTGCCTCACTTCCAGGTGCTGCAGTAACATCAATTAAAATTGATGGTGTACTCCACGAATTCGACACAGTTCCAGGTGTTCGTGAAGATGTTATGCAAATTATTCTTAACATCAAAGGCATTGCTGTAAAATCTTATGTCGAAGACGAAAAGAAAATTGAACTTGATGTAGTAGGTCCAGCTGAAGTAACAGCAGGAGACATTCTTACAGATAGTGACATTGAAATTGTAAACCCTGACCATTATCTCTTTACCATTGCTGATGGTGCCACTTTTAAAGCTGTTTTGACTGTCAATTCAGGTCGTGGTTATGTACCAGCTGAGGGTAATAAGAAAGATGATGCACCAGTGGGAACACTTGCTGTAGATTCTATCTATACGCCAGTGAAGAAAGTCAATTATCAAGTTGAACCAGCTCGTGTTGGTAGCAACGATGGTTTTGACAAATTAACACTTGAAATCAACACAAATGGCACCATTATTCCAGAAGATGCTTTAGGTCTTTCTGCACGCATTTTGATGGAGCACTTAGGTCTCTTCACTGACTTGACTGAAGTTGCAAAATCTGCAGAAGTGATGAAAGAAGCTGAAGTGGCTTCAGATGATCGTATGCTTGATCGTACGATTGAAGAATTGGATCTATCTGTTCGCTCATATAACTGTCTGAAACGTGCAGGCATTAACACTGTATTCGACTTGACAGAGAAAACTGAGCCAGAAATGATGAAAGTGCGCAATCTTGGTCGCAAGAGTCTTGAAGAAGTTAAAGTTAAATTGGCTGATCTTGGTCTAGGATTGAAAAAAGATAAATAA
- a CDS encoding 50S ribosomal protein L17 has translation MAYRKLGRTSSQRKAMLRDLTTDLLINESIVTTEARAKEIRKTVEKMITLGKRGDLHARRQAAAFVRNEIASENYDEATDKYTSTTALQKLFSEIAPRYAERNGGYTRVLKTEPRRGDAAPMAIIELV, from the coding sequence ATGGCATACCGTAAACTAGGACGCACTAGCTCACAACGTAAAGCAATGTTGCGCGATTTGACAACTGACCTTTTGATCAACGAATCAATCGTTACAACTGAAGCTCGTGCTAAAGAAATCCGTAAAACAGTTGAAAAAATGATCACACTTGGTAAACGTGGTGATTTGCACGCACGTCGTCAAGCAGCAGCATTTGTTCGTAACGAAATTGCATCTGAAAACTATGATGAAGCAACTGATAAGTACACTTCTACTACAGCACTTCAAAAATTGTTCTCTGAAATTGCACCTCGTTATGCAGAACGTAATGGTGGATATACTCGTGTCCTCAAAACTGAACCACGTCGTGGTGATGCTGCACCAATGGCAATTATCGAACTTGTATAA
- a CDS encoding gamma-glutamylcysteine synthetase, with product MTSLGNCFEEYYFANIKEKPELFIGVELEYPIVNISGKATSIQVATDMMRHISNQNGFTIVKRDDRGNPIELQHESGDLILFEVTYNTLEFAFAKAKNIGSVEERHKEYLENIQYYLRQNGHELQGLGINPNWENNDNRPVDTGRYRMLMNYLKLGEGKPNMHPYTGYAGFICGNQVQFDVSRKSFLRVINAFNRIEAAKAFLFANSPFDHMDDMALTRDYFWEYSMHGLLKNNVGIYSEEFRTEAEYRQYQEESAMFYVIRDNCYYYFKPITVKSFFEQEKFAAYSETGEICYFVPKADDFKNHRSYHYQELTKRGTIEFRSTCTQPFETTFAPIAFHLGLLANLVKLEEILESTEFFKEFGRNYSKLRRQFSRKKLSDLEQRMVKDFSKTLLDCAHEALLLRGYSEEKYLTPLYNLLIDDFGVL from the coding sequence ATGACATCCTTAGGCAATTGTTTTGAAGAATACTATTTTGCTAACATTAAAGAAAAGCCAGAATTGTTTATAGGTGTAGAATTAGAATATCCGATAGTTAATATCTCAGGGAAAGCAACTTCTATCCAAGTGGCTACAGATATGATGCGACATATATCTAATCAAAATGGGTTTACCATCGTCAAAAGAGATGATAGAGGAAATCCGATAGAACTCCAGCACGAGTCGGGAGACCTCATACTATTTGAAGTCACGTATAATACACTAGAATTTGCATTCGCAAAAGCAAAAAATATTGGTAGTGTAGAAGAGCGTCATAAAGAATATCTAGAGAATATTCAATATTATTTGCGCCAAAATGGACACGAATTGCAGGGGTTAGGGATAAATCCCAACTGGGAAAACAATGACAATAGACCGGTAGATACGGGCCGATATAGGATGTTGATGAACTATCTCAAGCTAGGAGAAGGCAAACCTAATATGCATCCCTATACTGGATATGCTGGCTTTATTTGCGGAAATCAAGTGCAGTTTGATGTGAGTCGAAAATCCTTTTTACGAGTCATTAATGCGTTTAATAGAATTGAAGCAGCGAAGGCGTTTTTGTTTGCAAATTCACCATTCGATCATATGGATGATATGGCCCTTACTAGGGATTATTTTTGGGAATATTCAATGCATGGCCTCTTAAAGAATAACGTTGGTATCTATTCAGAGGAATTTCGTACTGAGGCAGAATATCGTCAATACCAAGAAGAGTCCGCAATGTTTTATGTCATCAGGGATAACTGCTATTATTATTTTAAACCAATTACTGTCAAATCTTTTTTTGAGCAAGAAAAATTTGCAGCATATTCAGAAACTGGCGAGATATGTTACTTTGTTCCGAAAGCAGATGATTTCAAAAACCATCGCTCATACCACTATCAAGAGCTTACCAAACGAGGAACTATTGAATTTCGAAGTACATGTACACAACCATTTGAAACGACATTTGCTCCCATAGCCTTTCATTTAGGTCTGCTCGCCAATCTCGTGAAATTGGAAGAAATTCTAGAAAGTACGGAGTTTTTTAAAGAATTTGGCAGAAATTATTCAAAGTTACGTAGACAATTTTCGAGAAAAAAACTTTCTGATTTAGAACAAAGAATGGTGAAAGACTTTTCTAAGACATTATTAGATTGTGCACATGAAGCTCTCCTTTTGAGAGGATACAGTGAAGAAAAATATTTAACTCCACTGTACAATTTATTAATCGATGACTTCGGGGTATTGTGA
- a CDS encoding IS30 family transposase, whose amino-acid sequence MQGHYTPKGKHLTIDNRRLIERWKLENKSNREIAGLLGKAPQTIHNEIKRGTTLQQVRKGVYKKVYSADYAQTVYHSNRKRSVKKIILTKEMKEKILHYHKQKFSPEMIVKKKQVKVGISTIYYWFHNGHLGLKKSDMLYPRKGKGGKKQASPNFKPAGKSIEERPEVINLRLENGHYEIDTVLLTRAKNQCLLVLTDRRSRHQIIRLIPSKTAEAVNQALRLLLAEYHILSITADNGSEFKRLSEVFPEEHIYYAHPYSSWERGSNENHNRLIRRWLPKGTKKTTPKEVAFIENWINNYPKKCLDYKSPSEFLLGG is encoded by the coding sequence ATGCAAGGACATTATACCCCAAAAGGGAAACATTTGACAATAGATAACCGTCGCTTGATTGAGCGGTGGAAACTTGAAAATAAGTCAAATCGTGAAATTGCAGGCTTGTTAGGAAAGGCGCCTCAAACGATTCATAATGAAATCAAGCGTGGGACAACCTTACAACAAGTGCGAAAAGGGGTCTACAAAAAAGTTTATTCTGCTGATTATGCACAAACTGTTTACCATTCCAATCGAAAACGGTCGGTTAAAAAGATAATCCTAACGAAAGAAATGAAAGAGAAGATTTTACACTATCATAAGCAAAAATTTTCACCTGAAATGATAGTGAAGAAGAAGCAAGTGAAAGTAGGTATTTCAACCATCTACTATTGGTTTCATAATGGTCATTTAGGATTGAAGAAATCGGACATGCTTTATCCTAGAAAAGGGAAAGGTGGCAAGAAGCAAGCTAGTCCGAACTTTAAGCCAGCTGGTAAATCAATCGAAGAGCGACCAGAGGTCATCAATCTTCGATTGGAAAACGGTCATTATGAAATTGATACAGTTCTACTAACCAGAGCGAAAAATCAGTGTCTTTTAGTCTTAACCGACCGACGAAGTAGACACCAAATCATAAGATTAATTCCAAGTAAAACTGCTGAAGCTGTCAATCAGGCACTTAGGTTACTATTGGCTGAGTATCATATTTTATCAATAACTGCAGATAATGGTTCGGAGTTCAAACGATTGTCTGAGGTATTTCCTGAGGAACATATCTACTATGCACATCCCTACTCTTCATGGGAAAGAGGTTCAAATGAAAACCATAATCGATTGATTCGGAGATGGTTACCTAAAGGAACCAAGAAAACGACTCCGAAAGAAGTAGCTTTTATCGAAAATTGGATTAACAACTACCCTAAAAAATGCTTGGACTACAAGTCGCCAAGTGAATTTCTTTTGGGTGGCTAA
- a CDS encoding DUF771 domain-containing protein, which translates to MITQFELKLDPITIQLPESHVIIPKSDYDHLTKQASQGRYMTLNEVLEMLSVSRPWFLENVLYKPDIRSKIDIDKNNKEGFVKYPQNQGGRYYFLASKTKKYFEEHFAEIFEL; encoded by the coding sequence ATGATCACACAATTTGAATTAAAACTAGATCCTATCACTATACAGCTTCCTGAAAGCCATGTCATCATTCCTAAAAGTGATTATGATCATTTGACTAAGCAAGCTTCTCAAGGGCGTTATATGACCTTAAACGAAGTTTTAGAAATGCTTTCGGTGTCTAGACCTTGGTTTTTAGAAAACGTGCTATACAAGCCAGATATCCGCTCAAAAATTGATATTGATAAAAATAATAAAGAGGGATTTGTGAAATATCCTCAGAATCAAGGCGGACGTTACTATTTTTTAGCAAGTAAAACCAAAAAATATTTTGAAGAACATTTTGCAGAAATTTTTGAATTATGA
- a CDS encoding transposase has protein sequence MGRKFSLKKKLTYPVETETITYKRKKAKGVRQAIFSQFTPEIVHHELQGEDCTCPDCHGQLKEIGSTVQRQELVFIPAQLKRIDHVQHAYKCQACSQKNLSDKIIKAPIPKAPLAHSLGSASIIAHTIHQKFNLKVPNYRQEEDWNKLGLPISRKEIANWHIKSSQYYFEPIYNLLHEKLLEQPILHADETSYKVLENDSQLTFYWTFLSGKHEKKGITLYHHDKRRSGLVVEEVLGDYAGYVHCDMWSAYRQLDKAQLVGCWAHVRRKFFEATPKKTDKTSLGAKGLAYCDRLFALENDWTDLSTEERLHKRQTELAPLMDEFFDWCRNQAVLPGSKLGTAIEYSLKYETTFRTVLSDGDLVLSNNMAERAMKTLVMGRKNWLFSQSFEGAKSTAIILSLLETAKRHGLDAEKYMTYLLEHLPNEETLAKKEVLEAYLPWAENIQEKCK, from the coding sequence TTGGGGAGGAAATTCTCCCTGAAGAAGAAGCTGACTTACCCAGTTGAAACAGAAACGATTACCTATAAACGCAAGAAAGCTAAGGGAGTTCGTCAGGCTATTTTCAGCCAATTCACTCCAGAGATAGTGCATCACGAATTGCAAGGCGAAGATTGTACCTGTCCAGACTGTCATGGTCAATTAAAGGAGATTGGTTCAACTGTTCAACGACAAGAGTTGGTCTTCATTCCTGCACAATTAAAGCGGATTGACCATGTTCAACACGCATACAAGTGTCAGGCATGTAGTCAGAAGAATCTGAGCGATAAGATTATCAAGGCTCCCATTCCTAAGGCACCTTTGGCACACAGCTTGGGTTCAGCCTCTATCATTGCCCACACCATTCACCAGAAGTTCAATCTGAAGGTGCCCAATTACCGTCAGGAAGAGGATTGGAACAAGCTCGGTCTGCCCATCAGTCGCAAGGAAATAGCCAATTGGCACATCAAGTCTAGTCAGTATTATTTCGAACCGATTTATAACCTGTTGCACGAGAAATTGTTGGAGCAGCCTATTCTCCATGCGGATGAAACCTCCTACAAGGTCTTAGAAAATGATAGCCAGTTGACCTTCTACTGGACTTTCTTGTCTGGGAAGCATGAGAAAAAGGGCATCACCCTCTATCATCATGACAAACGACGGAGTGGCTTGGTTGTGGAGGAAGTTCTTGGGGACTATGCGGGCTATGTACATTGTGACATGTGGTCAGCCTATCGGCAGTTAGACAAGGCTCAGCTGGTTGGCTGTTGGGCTCATGTCAGAAGAAAATTCTTTGAGGCGACTCCTAAGAAGACAGACAAGACTTCTTTAGGAGCCAAGGGCTTAGCCTATTGCGACCGCCTGTTTGCCTTGGAGAATGACTGGACTGACTTGTCTACTGAGGAGCGGCTGCATAAACGGCAGACAGAGTTGGCTCCCTTGATGGACGAGTTCTTTGATTGGTGTCGCAATCAGGCTGTCTTGCCAGGTTCCAAATTGGGCACTGCAATAGAGTATAGCCTCAAATACGAAACCACCTTCCGAACCGTTCTCTCGGATGGCGATTTAGTCCTGTCCAACAATATGGCTGAGAGGGCTATGAAGACCTTGGTGATGGGACGTAAAAATTGGCTGTTCTCTCAAAGCTTTGAGGGGGCCAAGTCGACAGCTATCATTTTGAGTCTTTTAGAAACTGCTAAACGACACGGTCTTGATGCAGAGAAATATATGACCTATCTTCTAGAACACTTACCTAACGAAGAGACGCTCGCAAAAAAAGAAGTTCTGGAGGCTTATTTACCATGGGCTGAAAATATTCAAGAAAAGTGCAAATAG
- a CDS encoding transposase, with protein MSSLEKIIETQSKTIDMMANELTLLREQIEYLRQKLYGKSSEKVVYQPGQLSLFGEEILPEEEADLPS; from the coding sequence ATGTCATCACTAGAAAAAATTATTGAAACACAGTCAAAAACGATAGATATGATGGCTAATGAACTTACCCTCCTTCGTGAACAGATTGAGTATCTGAGACAGAAACTCTACGGAAAATCATCAGAGAAGGTTGTGTATCAACCCGGTCAGCTGAGCTTGTTTGGGGAGGAAATTCTCCCTGAAGAAGAAGCTGACTTACCCAGTTGA